The proteins below come from a single Bryobacter aggregatus MPL3 genomic window:
- a CDS encoding CRTAC1 family protein, translating to MFRSLRSQLADNPSQLYGGIGITDLDGDGHLECFVASWGGKNLVLKWGGDAYFDIADEVLSDYGSEGMGVAAGDFDGDGREEIFVSTSEASEDCLFAWRRGRWQNLLHTFDQRPIASQSVLTLDRFGMGRFGFLVAQEGGPFRLIEMMGGERIADNAATLGLARIAGGRSLIAGPILGSGLDLYAGNEGIVNMLFRARTDGRYEEIALPLGLGDSSGFARGLGLLDANGDGRLELFCANRQGPHRLFFQGSSGSFADGGLGWESNARAVVIADFDNDGYEEIFIHNQEQANLLLAWREGSWRAVDCGEAVEPQGFGVAAIAADLDGDGRLELLLGHGESAPQPLSLYACPENRNHWCRVMPLTASGAPARGALVWLWADGRQQTRVIDCGSGYLSQTEPVAHFGLGRADLVERVEIRWVDGVTIELIDVVVDRLHRVPYPNGELH from the coding sequence ATGTTCCGTTCGCTCCGCAGCCAACTTGCTGACAATCCCTCGCAATTGTATGGCGGCATCGGCATTACGGATCTCGATGGCGACGGTCACTTGGAGTGCTTTGTCGCCTCCTGGGGGGGTAAGAACCTGGTATTGAAATGGGGCGGCGACGCCTATTTCGATATTGCCGATGAAGTGCTGTCAGACTATGGCTCCGAGGGTATGGGAGTCGCGGCGGGTGACTTTGACGGCGATGGCCGTGAGGAGATCTTTGTCTCGACATCGGAAGCGAGCGAGGATTGCCTCTTCGCCTGGCGCCGCGGGCGGTGGCAGAACCTCCTTCACACCTTCGACCAACGGCCCATTGCCAGCCAATCCGTCCTGACCCTGGATCGCTTTGGCATGGGGCGATTTGGGTTTCTGGTGGCACAGGAAGGTGGCCCTTTTCGCCTCATCGAGATGATGGGGGGCGAACGCATCGCCGACAACGCCGCCACACTGGGCTTAGCCCGCATTGCCGGGGGACGGAGTCTGATCGCCGGACCTATCCTCGGTTCCGGACTGGATCTCTACGCCGGCAATGAAGGCATCGTGAATATGCTCTTCCGGGCTCGTACCGATGGGCGCTATGAGGAGATCGCCCTCCCATTGGGACTTGGCGACTCTAGCGGCTTTGCCCGAGGATTGGGTTTACTCGATGCCAATGGGGATGGCCGGCTGGAACTCTTCTGCGCCAACCGGCAAGGCCCCCATCGATTGTTCTTCCAAGGTTCCAGCGGCAGCTTTGCCGACGGTGGATTGGGCTGGGAATCCAATGCACGTGCGGTGGTGATCGCCGATTTCGATAACGATGGCTACGAGGAGATCTTCATCCACAATCAGGAGCAAGCAAACTTGCTGCTCGCTTGGCGCGAGGGAAGTTGGCGAGCGGTGGATTGTGGCGAAGCCGTGGAGCCACAGGGCTTTGGCGTTGCCGCCATCGCAGCCGATCTCGATGGCGACGGACGGCTCGAACTCTTGCTTGGCCATGGAGAGAGTGCGCCCCAACCTTTGTCGCTTTATGCCTGTCCAGAGAATCGGAATCACTGGTGCCGGGTGATGCCACTCACCGCATCGGGCGCGCCCGCGCGTGGAGCACTGGTTTGGCTGTGGGCAGACGGCAGGCAACAGACACGCGTGATCGATTGTGGCAGTGGCTATCTCAGCCAGACCGAACCCGTGGCCCATTTCGGGTTGGGAAGAGCGGACTTGGTCGAGCGAGTTGAGATCCGCTGGGTGGATGGAGTCACGATCGAACTGATCGACGTCGTGGTAGATCGTCTTCACCGGGTCCCATACCCGAACGGCGAGCTACACTAG
- a CDS encoding DMT family transporter has protein sequence MNPRLLTLTSALLFSTGGAAIKATTLTSWQVGGFRSLVAALTIAVILPGSRRNWTWRTLLVGLFYGLCLVSFVLATKNTTSANAIFLQGTAPIYLVILGPWLLGEKNRSADWATLALILVGMAGIFWQSSASQRLAPDPALGNFYGAFSGVAWAATVCGLRWLGRSGGAGRETDPMSPVLAGNLIAFALCAPMLFPVQAFPVADVLAIFYLGTIQIGVAYWLLTKAIQRLSALEASLLIMLEPALNPLWTWLLHDELPSSMALAGGGLIVGATFMKSWQSRNNMLE, from the coding sequence GTGAATCCGCGTCTCTTGACGTTGACGAGCGCACTGCTTTTCTCCACAGGCGGAGCTGCGATTAAGGCGACGACTCTCACCAGTTGGCAAGTCGGTGGATTCCGCAGCCTGGTTGCCGCTTTGACGATTGCAGTGATCCTTCCGGGTTCGCGACGGAACTGGACGTGGCGAACACTGCTCGTGGGGCTTTTCTACGGGTTGTGTCTTGTCTCCTTTGTCCTCGCAACGAAGAACACCACCTCAGCGAATGCCATCTTCCTCCAGGGCACTGCGCCCATTTATTTGGTCATTCTCGGGCCATGGTTGTTGGGGGAGAAAAATCGCTCTGCAGACTGGGCAACGCTGGCACTGATCCTCGTTGGGATGGCGGGGATCTTCTGGCAGAGTTCAGCCTCCCAACGGCTGGCGCCAGATCCGGCGCTTGGCAATTTCTACGGCGCATTCAGTGGCGTGGCCTGGGCGGCGACTGTCTGCGGCCTGCGCTGGCTCGGCAGGAGTGGCGGGGCGGGCAGGGAAACGGACCCGATGTCCCCTGTCCTCGCCGGGAATCTGATCGCCTTCGCCCTCTGCGCGCCGATGCTCTTTCCCGTCCAAGCATTTCCGGTGGCTGACGTCCTGGCAATTTTCTATTTGGGTACGATCCAGATCGGCGTCGCCTATTGGTTGCTCACGAAAGCAATCCAGCGTCTTTCTGCACTTGAGGCCTCACTATTGATCATGCTCGAGCCTGCACTGAACCCGCTGTGGACCTGGCTTCTTCACGATGAGCTACCTTCTTCAATGGCACTGGCCGGGGGAGGATTAATTGTTGGAGCAACTTTTATGAAAAGCTGGCAATCCCGAAACAACATGCTAGAATAG
- a CDS encoding MFS transporter — protein MKNRHWVLVLLFFLSVITYIDRVCISVAGPTMQDELHLSQTQWGWVVGAFTLSYALFEIPTGAMGDRLGSRITLSRIVLWWSGFTALTGAVSNFYLLLLTRFLFGIGEAGAYPNAASTISRWFPKSQRARAASVVWAASRLGGAVSPFLVIPIQQAYGWRASFYIFGSIGLVWVAIWYFWFRDTPATKPGTSTEEIAEIAADSSPGDAAHTSMPWKKALKNSNYWMILLMYHTYCWGSFFYLSWLHTFLVKGRGMSQGEMKSFSALPFIVGFGGNLLGGFLSDFLSKKFGLKIGRRTVGAAGLALSGLCMLATAYTPDRFMAVGFLALGYGFMDCMLPVSWAICLDVGKRYAGALSGSMNMAGQLGSFGSSVAFGYLVDYFQSYDVPLKIFSVFLLLSAFLFTRIDPTRELSLSESEEAVPATL, from the coding sequence ATGAAGAATCGTCATTGGGTCTTGGTGCTGTTGTTTTTCCTATCGGTGATCACCTATATCGATCGGGTATGTATCTCGGTAGCGGGTCCGACGATGCAGGACGAGTTGCATCTATCCCAGACACAGTGGGGCTGGGTGGTGGGAGCATTTACGCTTTCCTACGCGCTTTTCGAGATCCCAACCGGCGCCATGGGAGATCGATTGGGGTCCCGGATCACTTTGAGCCGGATCGTGCTGTGGTGGAGCGGTTTTACAGCGCTCACCGGCGCCGTGTCGAACTTCTATTTATTGCTGCTCACCCGCTTTCTATTCGGTATCGGCGAGGCGGGAGCTTATCCGAACGCAGCTTCCACGATTTCGCGATGGTTTCCGAAGTCCCAGCGTGCACGGGCTGCCAGCGTGGTTTGGGCCGCCAGCCGTTTGGGCGGAGCGGTGAGTCCCTTTTTGGTGATTCCCATCCAGCAGGCATATGGCTGGCGCGCCTCTTTCTATATTTTTGGCTCCATCGGGTTGGTTTGGGTGGCGATTTGGTACTTCTGGTTCCGGGATACACCAGCCACGAAACCTGGCACTTCAACTGAGGAGATCGCGGAAATCGCGGCTGACAGCAGTCCTGGTGACGCAGCACATACCTCCATGCCGTGGAAGAAAGCTCTCAAGAATTCCAACTATTGGATGATCTTGCTGATGTATCACACCTACTGTTGGGGCAGCTTCTTTTATCTCTCCTGGCTGCACACCTTCCTGGTGAAGGGCCGTGGCATGAGCCAAGGGGAAATGAAGTCTTTTTCAGCACTCCCTTTTATCGTGGGTTTTGGCGGGAACCTCTTGGGCGGTTTTCTGAGCGACTTCCTGAGCAAAAAATTTGGCCTGAAAATTGGCCGCAGGACTGTGGGAGCCGCTGGGCTCGCATTGAGCGGACTCTGCATGCTGGCAACCGCATATACGCCAGATCGTTTTATGGCCGTTGGCTTCCTCGCCTTGGGATACGGCTTCATGGATTGCATGCTGCCTGTTTCCTGGGCCATTTGCCTTGATGTGGGCAAGCGCTATGCGGGCGCGTTGTCGGGTTCGATGAACATGGCGGGCCAATTGGGTTCGTTTGGTTCGAGCGTCGCGTTTGGTTATCTTGTCGACTATTTCCAGAGCTATGACGTGCCGCTGAAGATATTTTCCGTGTTCTTGCTCCTCAGTGCTTTCCTGTTCACTCGCATCGATCCCACCAGGGAACTTTCGTTGTCGGAATCGGAAGAAGCCGTACCAGCCACACTCTGA
- a CDS encoding SDR family NAD(P)-dependent oxidoreductase, with amino-acid sequence MQLRFDGLKALVTGGANGIGLATVRVLRDAGADVLVLDRETCAEDGVRSEVVDLTAWDGNAAVDVAVLNAGMCWPAGLFETTRANWEATIGLNLSAVFFQLQAIARGMRDRRRGSIVITASTNSFDGEANLIAYNASKAALLGLVHTAANELGPYGVRVNAVCPGFIRTRLTASAFEDESVAKPYFSALPLGRGGRPEEVANAVAFLASAQASFITGTTLVVDGGQMAAKFGTWNGLDAEFGEERWQLKP; translated from the coding sequence ATGCAGCTACGCTTCGATGGGTTGAAGGCACTGGTGACAGGCGGCGCGAATGGGATTGGGCTCGCAACCGTGCGCGTGCTCCGGGATGCCGGTGCGGATGTTCTGGTGCTCGATCGGGAGACTTGCGCTGAAGATGGAGTGCGCTCTGAGGTGGTGGATCTGACGGCCTGGGATGGAAATGCGGCAGTGGATGTCGCGGTTCTGAATGCCGGGATGTGCTGGCCCGCCGGACTGTTCGAGACGACACGCGCCAACTGGGAGGCGACTATCGGATTGAATCTCAGCGCCGTGTTCTTTCAACTGCAAGCGATCGCTCGCGGGATGCGGGACCGGCGTCGCGGCAGCATTGTCATCACGGCCTCGACAAACTCCTTTGATGGCGAAGCGAACCTGATTGCCTACAACGCCAGCAAGGCGGCGCTGCTGGGACTCGTGCACACGGCTGCGAATGAGCTGGGACCTTATGGGGTTCGGGTGAATGCGGTGTGTCCGGGATTCATTCGGACGCGCCTGACGGCATCAGCCTTTGAGGATGAGAGTGTCGCGAAGCCGTACTTCTCAGCCTTGCCGCTCGGACGTGGGGGGAGACCGGAGGAGGTCGCAAACGCTGTCGCCTTTCTGGCATCCGCACAGGCCAGTTTTATCACCGGGACCACGCTGGTGGTGGATGGGGGCCAGATGGCTGCAAAATTCGGGACGTGGAATGGATTGGATGCGGAGTTTGGGGAGGAGCGCTGGCAGCTGAAGCCCTAG